The following coding sequences lie in one Eschrichtius robustus isolate mEscRob2 chromosome 17, mEscRob2.pri, whole genome shotgun sequence genomic window:
- the ARC gene encoding activity-regulated cytoskeleton-associated protein, which yields MELDRRTTGGLHAYPAPRGGPVAKPNVILQIGKCRAEMLEHVRRTHRHLLAEVSKQVERELKGLHRSVGKLESNLDGYVPTGDSQRWKRSIKACLCRCQETIANLERWVKREMHVWREVFYRLERWADRLESMGGKYPVGGNPSRHTVSVGVGGPESFGNEADTYDYTVSPYAITPPPAAGELPGQEAVEAQQYPPWGLGEDGQPSPGVDTQIFEDPREFLSHLEEYLRQVGGSEEYWLSQIQNHMNGPAKKWWEFKQGSVKNWVEFKKEFLQYSEGTLSREAIQRELDLPQKQGEPLDQFLWRKRDLYQTLHVDAEEEEIIQYVVGTLQPKLKRFLRPPLPRTLEQLIQKGMEVQDGLVQVAEPAGPRLPAEEESEALTPALTSESVASDRTQPE from the coding sequence ATGGAGCTGGACCGCAGGACGACCGGCGGCCTCCACGCCTACCCCGCGCCCCGCGGCGGGCCGGTGGCCAAGCCCAACGTGATCCTGCAGATCGGTAAGTGCCGGGCCGAGATGCTGGAGCACGTGCGGAGGACCCACCGGCACCTGCTGGCCGAGGTGTCCAAGCAGGTGGAGCGGGAGCTGAAGGGACTGCACCGCTCGGTGGGCAAGCTGGAGAGCAACCTGGATGGGTACGTGCCCACGGGCGACTCACAGCGCTGGAAGAGGTCCATCAAGGCCTGCCTGTGCCGCTGCCAGGAGACCATCGCCAACCTGGAGCGCTGGGTCAAGCGGGAGATGCACGTGTGGCGGGAGGTCTTCTACCGGCTGGAGAGGTGGGCCGACCGCCTGGAGTCCATGGGCGGCAAGTACCCGGTTGGCGGCAACCCCTCCCGCCACACCGTCTCCGTAGGTGTCGGGGGTCCCGAGAGCTTCGGCAACGAGGCTGACACCTATGACTACACGGTCAGCCCCTATGCCATCACCCCACCACCGGCCGCGGGCGAGCTGCCCGGACAAGAGGCAGTGGAGGCCCAGCAGTACCCACcctgggggctgggagaggaCGGGCAGCCAAGCCCTGGCGTGGACACGCAGATCTTCGAGGACCCGCGGGAGTTCCTCAGCCACCTGGAGGAGTACCTGCGCCAGGTGGGCGGCTCTGAGGAGTACTGGCTGTCACAGATCCAGAACCACATGAATGGGCCGGCCAAGAAGTGGTGGGAGTTCAAGCAGGGCTCGGTGAAGAACTGGGTGGAGTTCAAGAAGGAATTCCTGCAGTACAGCGAGGGCACGCTGTCACGAGAGGCCATCCAGCGTGAGCTGGACCTGCCGCAGAAGCAGGGAGAGCCACTGGACCAGTTCCTGTGGCGCAAGCGGGACCTGTACCAGACGCTGCACGTGGATGCCGAGGAAGAGGAGATCATCCAGTACGTGGTGGGCACCCTGCAGCCCAAGCTCAAGCGCTTCCTGCGGCCCCCGCTGCCCAGGACCCTGGAGCAGCTTATCCAGAAGGGCATGGAGGTGCAGGACGGCCTGGTGCAGGTGGCCGAGCCCGCCGGCCCCCGCCTGCCCGCCGAGGAGGAGAGCGAGGCCCTCACGCCAGCCCTCACCAGCGAGTCTGTAGCCAGTGACCGGACCCAGCCCGAATAG